A window of Capsicum annuum cultivar UCD-10X-F1 unplaced genomic scaffold, UCD10Xv1.1 ctg3710, whole genome shotgun sequence contains these coding sequences:
- the LOC107859052 gene encoding pentatricopeptide repeat-containing protein At2g01860, with protein MFDQMLSRNCCMFSTTYESFPWSLSTYSVYHTSLTTSTAASSSFGRRVVSMAVSSNKANHRNPRRPKLPPEVDNTFQRVLYEDEEEMTQKPNLDILTDDDDEGVVSVDSSDGILWESDEMEAISSLFKGRIPQKPGKLDRERPLPLPLPYKIRPLGLPTPKRFKNCSRESVSKQVYKNPTFLIGLAREIQGLPIEENVSMVLSKWSPFLRKGSLSLTVRELGYLGLPERALETFCWVKKQPHLFPDDHILASTIEVLAGSNELKVPFDLEKFTGLASRSVYEAMLRGCIKGGRLKLALKLLSMAKESNRVLDTGVYAKLILELGKDPDKSTLVLVLLEELAVRDDLNLTPQDCTAIMKICIRLRRFEIVEGLYDWFRESGGNPSVVMYTTMIHCRYSANKYREALAMLWEMEASNCLFDLPAYRVVIKLFVALNDLPRAVRYFSKLKEAGFSPNFDIYCSLIKIYMASGRVAKCKDICKEAEMAGFRFDENTLLKLQQ; from the coding sequence ATGTTCGACCAAATGCTCAGCAGGAATTGTTGCATGTTCTCGACCACCTATGAGTCCTTTCCTTGGTCTTTATCCACATATTCTGTCTACCATACTAGTCTAACCACCAGTACAGCTGCTTCTTCAAGTTTTGGAAGAAGAGTTGTTTCCATGGCTGTATCAAGTAACAAAGCTAACCACAGAAATCCTCGACGACCCAAGCTCCCACCTGAAGTGGACAATACCTTCCAAAGGGTCTTGTAcgaggatgaagaagaaatgactCAGAAACCAAATCTTGATATTTtaactgatgatgatgatgagggagTTGTAAGTGTGGATTCTTCGGATGGAATTCTATGGGAATCGGATGAGATGGAAGCGATTTCGTCTCTTTTTAAAGGGAGGATCCCTCAGAAGCCTGGAAAATTGGATAGAGAGAGGCCTTTACCTTTGCCCCTTCCTTACAAGATTCGGCCTTTAGGACTTCCTACACCGAAAAGATTCAAGAACTGTTCAAGGGAATCTGTTTCGAAGCAAGTGTACAAGAATCCCACTTTCTTGATTGGTTTGGCCAGAGAAATTCAAGGCCTTCCAATTGAGGAAAATGTATCGATGGTTCTAAGTAAATGGAGTCCTTTTCTTCGGAAAGGATCATTGTCATTGACAGTCCGAGAGTTGGGTTACTTGGGACTTCCAGAGAGAGCTCTGGAAACATTCTGCTGGGTGAAGAAACAACCCCATCTTTTCCCAGATGATCATATTCTTGCTTCTACCATTGAAGTTCTGGCGGGATCAAATGAGTTAAAAGTGCCATTTGATTTGGAAAAATTCACTGGCTTGGCTAGTCGGAGTGTGTATGAAGCAATGTTAAGGGGTTGTATTAAAGGAGGACGCCTGAAGCTTGCTTTGAAGCTTCTTTCAATGGCTAAGGAATCTAACAGAGTGCTTGATACTGGGGTGTATGCGAAGCTAATCTTGGAGCTTGGTAAGGATCCTGATAAAAGCACACTTGTCTTGGTGTTGTTAGAGGAGCTTGCTGTGAGAGATGATCTGAATTTGACACCACAAGACTGTACAGCTATCATGAAGATTTGCATTAGGCTCAGAAGATTTGAGATCGTGGAGGGGCTATATGATTGGTTCAGGGAATCGGGTGGTAATCCAAGTGTAGTTATGTATACTACTATGATTCACTGTCGTTATTCAGCGAACAAATATAGAGAGGCATTAGCCATGCTATGGGAAATGGAGGCTTCAAATTGCCTTTTTGATCTTCCAGCTTATCGTGTGGTGATTAAGCTCTTTGTTGCTTTGAACGATCTCCCAAGGGCTGTACGCTATTTCTCTAAACTTAAGGAAGCAGGTTTCAGTCCAAATTTTGACATATACTGCAGcttgatcaaaatttatatggcttCTGGAAGGGTGGCTAAGTGCAAGGATATTTGCAAGGAGGCAGAGATGGCTGGATTCAGGTTTGATGAAAATACATTGTTGAAGTTGCAACAATAA